A genome region from Flavobacterium sp. CFS9 includes the following:
- a CDS encoding helix-turn-helix transcriptional regulator: MLSAKLFMSPSNLNRKVKSLFGFPAIRLLRDIRLQFAAELLVVQKKSVTEAASLAGFFDIAHFSRVFKQNFECPPSKYNTNSHLFPFVNLLRKVL; encoded by the coding sequence ATGCTGTCAGCCAAACTTTTTATGAGTCCGTCAAATCTTAATCGGAAAGTAAAATCACTATTTGGATTTCCTGCTATACGTCTGTTAAGGGATATACGTCTTCAATTTGCTGCGGAGTTATTAGTAGTACAAAAGAAATCAGTTACCGAAGCTGCATCTCTTGCCGGCTTTTTTGATATTGCTCATTTTTCCCGTGTTTTCAAACAAAATTTTGAATGCCCGCCAAGTAAATATAACACCAATAGTCATTTATTTCCATTTGTTAATTTATTAAGAAAAGTGCTATGA
- a CDS encoding DUF1842 domain-containing protein, with translation MADLLAGAYLAKGTIGNVGTPGAPIASFSLVVVPSQHSVSGTVVITQAIPGPDSHIVVHVKGRIYAAGFGKITQVVSLSGQYVQSVPPPAIGSFLANFEAHLAIDNSWNGTGGFSYWNHHIENVPVKSVKNLTKELA, from the coding sequence ATGGCAGATTTATTAGCAGGTGCCTATTTAGCAAAAGGCACAATCGGGAATGTAGGAACACCAGGTGCTCCAATTGCATCATTTAGTTTAGTTGTTGTACCGTCACAACATTCTGTTTCAGGTACAGTAGTCATTACACAGGCCATTCCGGGTCCTGATAGTCATATCGTCGTTCATGTAAAAGGAAGAATATACGCAGCCGGATTTGGTAAAATTACTCAGGTAGTTAGTTTGAGCGGACAATACGTTCAATCTGTTCCTCCTCCTGCAATTGGTTCTTTCCTTGCCAACTTTGAGGCACACTTAGCAATCGATAATTCATGGAACGGTACAGGAGGATTCTCTTACTGGAATCACCATATCGAGAATGTGCCGGTAAAGTCTGTAAAGAATTTGACAAAAGAACTGGCTTAG
- a CDS encoding glycosyltransferase family 2 protein: MRHTVVIPLYNKEAYVYDTIRSLAFQEKKVSELIIVDDCSSDLSLIYLKDALSFFAPQFLQTDVQIIELEENKGPSNARNIGIELATGDLISFLDADDCYLPTCLHDVSAMMEEENLDILILGILLIPSNHYLPKIKSFEKEMIPFSEELFLIPNPLHTISSPDFIMGFGSNVVIRKKHLEDIFYETDVSISEGIDLWYRVLKKLPQPSRVGLLNKACIEVREVEGSLSRISPTDWKAIEIPIIIKRYRKSSNRYDQQLMGMYSQRWLEHAMERLPSWQQKGLFIFNHFKLLVKNSYYLKRRNS; encoded by the coding sequence ATGAGACATACCGTTGTGATACCTCTTTATAATAAGGAAGCTTATGTCTATGATACCATTCGTTCTCTGGCTTTTCAGGAAAAAAAGGTGTCGGAGCTTATCATTGTAGACGATTGCAGTTCAGACCTGAGTTTGATATATCTAAAAGACGCGCTTTCCTTTTTTGCCCCTCAATTTTTGCAGACAGATGTTCAGATTATCGAGCTCGAAGAGAATAAAGGTCCGAGTAATGCCAGAAATATCGGAATCGAGCTGGCAACCGGAGATTTGATAAGTTTTCTGGATGCAGACGACTGTTATTTGCCGACTTGTTTGCACGATGTTAGTGCTATGATGGAAGAGGAGAATCTGGATATTCTGATACTTGGCATTTTGCTCATCCCTTCAAATCATTATTTACCGAAAATTAAATCATTTGAAAAAGAAATGATTCCTTTTTCAGAGGAACTGTTTTTAATTCCGAATCCATTGCACACGATTAGTTCTCCCGATTTTATTATGGGTTTTGGCAGTAATGTTGTGATCCGAAAAAAACATCTCGAAGACATTTTCTATGAAACTGATGTTTCGATAAGTGAAGGCATTGACTTATGGTATCGGGTACTAAAAAAATTACCTCAACCCTCCAGAGTTGGATTACTGAATAAAGCCTGCATCGAAGTACGCGAAGTAGAAGGAAGTTTGTCGAGAATCAGTCCCACAGATTGGAAAGCAATTGAAATTCCGATCATCATAAAGCGGTACAGAAAAAGTTCGAACCGATACGATCAACAGTTAATGGGAATGTATTCGCAGCGATGGCTGGAACATGCCATGGAGCGATTACCATCCTGGCAGCAGAAAGGACTGTTTATTTTCAATCATTTCAAACTGTTAGTTAAGAATAGTTATTATTTAAAAAGAAGAAACTCCTAA
- a CDS encoding radical SAM protein yields MDTTKTSTRYRVRDDYATATPVHVVWEITLACNLKCSHCGSRAGKVRPGELTTEQCFGVIDSLKRLGTREISIIGGEAFLRKDWIEIIERIHQSGIECSMQSGAYNLNEERIIAAKNAGINNIGVSIDGMPDTHNKIRGRRDSFEHAVNCLELLKKHNITSSVNTVITKRSKNEMNDLLDVLIENNVKNWQIQLAVAMGNAVDNADELIVQPYELIDFYDELIVIYRKALAHNILIQAGNNIGYFGPYEHIWRQGNEKYYTGCSAGHTGIGIEADGKIKGCPSLPTSAYTGGNVKDMALEDIWKYSEEMVFSRYRNKEELWGGCKGCYYESSCLAGCTWTSHVLFGKRGNNPFCHHRALELKKKGLKERVRKIQEAPGTSFDMGLFEIIVEDENGVIVEIQSPYNETPVPVVDATARVPRIPKALKLCNGCDNYVYEEEEVCSFCNSNVKEVNDEYAAKMETAKRSLEKLEFLMMK; encoded by the coding sequence ATGGATACTACTAAGACCTCAACAAGATACCGAGTAAGAGATGATTATGCAACGGCCACTCCGGTACATGTCGTATGGGAAATTACGCTGGCTTGTAATTTGAAATGCTCACATTGCGGATCAAGAGCCGGAAAAGTAAGACCGGGCGAATTAACAACTGAACAATGTTTTGGGGTTATTGATAGTCTTAAACGTCTTGGTACCAGAGAAATTTCGATTATTGGAGGGGAAGCTTTTTTAAGAAAAGACTGGATTGAAATTATCGAAAGAATACATCAAAGCGGGATCGAATGCTCTATGCAGTCCGGTGCCTATAATTTAAACGAAGAAAGAATCATTGCTGCAAAAAATGCAGGAATAAATAATATAGGTGTTTCCATTGATGGAATGCCGGATACTCATAATAAAATACGAGGAAGAAGAGATTCTTTTGAACATGCCGTTAATTGCCTCGAACTACTCAAAAAGCATAATATAACTTCCAGTGTAAATACAGTAATTACAAAAAGAAGTAAAAATGAGATGAACGACCTTTTGGATGTTCTGATTGAAAATAATGTTAAAAACTGGCAGATACAATTGGCTGTTGCTATGGGAAATGCCGTAGACAATGCAGATGAACTGATCGTTCAGCCTTATGAATTAATTGATTTTTATGATGAACTTATTGTGATCTACAGAAAAGCCTTAGCTCATAATATCCTGATACAGGCAGGGAATAACATTGGTTATTTCGGACCGTATGAGCACATTTGGAGACAGGGTAATGAAAAATATTACACCGGGTGTTCGGCAGGGCATACCGGAATAGGGATTGAGGCAGATGGTAAAATTAAAGGCTGCCCTTCGTTACCCACAAGTGCCTATACAGGAGGAAATGTAAAAGATATGGCACTGGAGGATATTTGGAAATACAGTGAAGAGATGGTTTTTTCCAGATATAGAAATAAAGAAGAATTATGGGGCGGCTGTAAAGGCTGCTATTATGAATCTTCCTGTCTGGCGGGCTGTACCTGGACAAGTCATGTATTGTTTGGTAAGAGAGGGAATAATCCTTTTTGCCATCACCGTGCTTTAGAATTAAAAAAGAAAGGTCTTAAAGAACGAGTAAGAAAAATACAGGAAGCACCGGGAACGTCTTTCGATATGGGACTTTTTGAAATTATCGTCGAAGATGAAAATGGCGTAATTGTAGAAATACAATCACCTTACAATGAAACTCCTGTTCCTGTTGTTGATGCGACAGCAAGAGTTCCAAGAATACCTAAAGCCTTAAAGTTATGCAATGGCTGTGATAATTATGTATATGAAGAAGAAGAGGTTTGCAGTTTTTGTAACAGCAACGTAAAAGAGGTAAATGATGAATATGCCGCTAAAATGGAAACAGCAAAACGCTCACTGGAAAAACTGGAATTCTTAATGATGAAATAG
- a CDS encoding DUF1843 domain-containing protein, with the protein MATVLYGVGIREAIASNDLEKMVAVAEQAKKTIREQKDLHVALVELLDAIDALKKKR; encoded by the coding sequence ATGGCAACAGTACTTTACGGAGTCGGAATCAGAGAGGCGATAGCTTCTAATGATTTAGAAAAAATGGTTGCGGTAGCTGAGCAAGCTAAGAAAACCATTAGAGAACAAAAAGATTTGCATGTAGCATTGGTAGAATTGCTTGATGCAATTGATGCCTTGAAAAAGAAAAGGTAA
- a CDS encoding DUF1843 domain-containing protein yields MGIIMPYGVAVREALASNDLAKMEAVAKQAKQTIKDQGDLTVALLDLLDAIDSLKNKK; encoded by the coding sequence ATGGGAATAATCATGCCTTATGGTGTCGCTGTTAGAGAAGCTCTTGCCTCTAATGACCTGGCCAAGATGGAAGCTGTTGCCAAGCAAGCAAAGCAAACAATAAAAGATCAGGGAGATCTGACTGTAGCTTTATTAGACTTATTGGACGCAATAGATTCTCTAAAGAACAAGAAATAA
- a CDS encoding GbsR/MarR family transcriptional regulator, whose protein sequence is MEFKEAKNKFVQTWGALGSQWGINKTMAQIHALLMVSNEAVSMEDIMEELQISRGNASMNLRALMDWGIVYKEFKAGERREFFTAEKDLDELAVKIARERSKREIKPALKILKEVSTIEAKNTAEEKHFVDQTSKLYDFVLKADNMMDKMTEFNENWLGRLVLKIMK, encoded by the coding sequence ATGGAATTCAAAGAAGCAAAAAATAAGTTCGTACAAACGTGGGGAGCCTTAGGTTCTCAATGGGGAATTAATAAAACCATGGCGCAGATTCATGCGCTGTTAATGGTTTCGAATGAAGCTGTTTCTATGGAAGACATCATGGAGGAATTGCAAATTTCACGCGGAAACGCCAGCATGAACCTGAGAGCTTTAATGGATTGGGGAATTGTATACAAAGAGTTCAAAGCCGGGGAGAGAAGAGAATTCTTTACAGCGGAAAAAGATTTGGATGAACTAGCTGTAAAAATTGCCAGAGAAAGAAGCAAAAGAGAAATTAAACCTGCTCTTAAAATATTAAAAGAAGTATCTACAATTGAAGCAAAAAATACCGCAGAAGAAAAACACTTTGTAGATCAGACTTCTAAATTGTATGATTTCGTTTTAAAGGCAGATAATATGATGGATAAAATGACGGAATTTAATGAAAACTGGTTGGGACGTCTCGTTCTCAAAATCATGAAATAA
- a CDS encoding TIGR01777 family oxidoreductase → MSKLIIAAGTGFLGQVLIRHFKNKFEEIVILTRGKSQIIDGIKYVNWNAKTFSGWESELENTSVLINLAGKSVDCRYTSKNKKAILLSRIESTKILNKAVLNCKNPPKQWLNSSTSTIYRFSLDKPMDETEGEIGNDFSINVALSWEKAFFKTETPNTLKTALRTSIVLGKNGGALLPLKILARIGFGGKQGKGSQFISWIHKDDFASAIEFIIKKEMTGKINIVSPTPIPNTDFMQKLRKAIGVPFGIPLNKFFLEIGSFIIRTETELVLKSRNVIPKRLQENGFEFKFDTLEKALKNLI, encoded by the coding sequence ATGAGCAAACTCATCATCGCAGCCGGAACAGGTTTTCTGGGACAGGTTTTAATACGTCATTTCAAAAATAAATTTGAAGAGATTGTCATTCTCACCCGCGGGAAATCTCAGATCATTGACGGAATAAAATATGTAAACTGGAATGCTAAAACTTTTTCAGGCTGGGAAAGCGAATTGGAAAATACTTCTGTATTGATTAATCTTGCAGGAAAATCTGTTGATTGCCGTTATACTTCAAAGAATAAAAAAGCAATTTTATTATCTCGAATTGAAAGCACAAAAATTTTAAACAAAGCCGTTTTGAATTGTAAAAATCCTCCAAAACAGTGGCTCAATTCGTCAACTTCTACCATTTACCGTTTTTCTTTAGACAAACCAATGGACGAAACCGAGGGCGAAATTGGAAATGATTTTTCTATAAATGTGGCACTCTCGTGGGAAAAAGCCTTTTTTAAGACAGAAACTCCAAATACCCTGAAAACAGCTTTACGAACATCAATCGTTCTGGGAAAAAATGGAGGTGCTCTGCTTCCGTTAAAGATTTTGGCTAGAATAGGTTTTGGAGGAAAACAAGGAAAAGGTAGTCAATTCATAAGCTGGATTCACAAAGATGATTTTGCAAGTGCAATCGAGTTTATAATTAAAAAAGAGATGACTGGAAAAATAAATATCGTTTCCCCAACCCCTATTCCGAATACTGATTTTATGCAAAAACTTCGAAAAGCCATTGGTGTGCCTTTCGGGATCCCACTCAACAAATTCTTTTTAGAAATAGGATCTTTTATCATTCGAACAGAAACGGAACTCGTTTTAAAAAGTCGAAATGTGATTCCGAAACGATTGCAGGAAAATGGGTTTGAGTTTAAATTTGACACCCTGGAAAAAGCACTAAAAAATCTGATCTAA
- a CDS encoding cell division protein gives MTTITLKTKIKASQKIVFDASRNIDVHQQSASSSKEKAIAGVTTGLIHLNETVTWRGKHFGFYLTHKSRITAMNFYTYFVDEMEQGKFKSFKHEHFFEEKDGFTIMKDKLQYETPFGILGELFDILFLEKHLTRFLLERNKILKETTENKIKGM, from the coding sequence ATGACAACAATAACGCTCAAAACCAAAATAAAAGCCTCTCAGAAAATTGTTTTTGATGCTTCACGAAATATTGATGTTCACCAGCAATCTGCAAGTTCATCAAAAGAAAAAGCCATTGCCGGTGTGACAACCGGATTAATCCATTTAAATGAAACTGTAACCTGGCGCGGCAAGCATTTCGGATTTTATCTCACTCATAAAAGCCGAATCACAGCAATGAATTTCTATACCTATTTTGTCGATGAAATGGAACAGGGCAAATTCAAATCTTTCAAACACGAACATTTTTTTGAAGAAAAAGACGGTTTTACAATTATGAAAGACAAACTGCAATATGAAACTCCATTTGGGATTTTAGGTGAACTTTTTGATATTTTATTTTTAGAAAAACATCTTACTCGTTTTCTTCTGGAAAGAAATAAAATTTTAAAAGAAACTACCGAAAACAAAATTAAAGGAATGTAA
- the gcvP gene encoding aminomethyl-transferring glycine dehydrogenase: MKTDAFALRHIGPRETDLQHMLQTIGVESIEQLVYETLPDDIRLKAPLNLDPAMTEYEFANHIQELGKKNKVFKSYIGLGYHPTIVPAPIQRNIFENPGWYTAYTPYQAEIAQGRLEAILNFQTTVIELTGMEIANASLLDEGTAAAEAMALLFDVRTRDQKKNNTNKFFVSEEILPQTLSVLQTRSTPVGIELVVGNHETFDFSNEFFGAILQYPGKYGQVNDYGSFVAKAKENEIKVAFAADILSLATLTSPGEMGAAVVVGTSQRFGVPMGYGGPHAAFFATKEEYKRSMPGRIIGVSIDVNGNRALRMALGTREQHIKREKATSNICTAQVLLAVMAGMYAVYHGPKGLQYIANKVHASAVTAAEALNKLGVYQTNTAYFDTILVKADAQKVKAVAEKNEVNFFYPDAESISISFNETTSIADINQIIAIFAEALGKETFTVSELSAASQLPASLERTSPFLTHDVFNNHHSESQLMRYIKKLERKDLSLNHSMISLGSCTMKLNAASEMLPLSMPNWNSIHPFAPVEQAEGYITMLKKLEQQLNVITGFAGTTLQPNSGAQGEYAGLMAIRAYHMSRNEGHRNVCLIPSSAHGTNPASAAMAGMKIIVTKTTPEGNIDVEDLREKAIEHKDDLSCLMVTYPSTHGVYESSIIEITKLIHDNGGLVYMDGANMNAQVGLTNPATIGADVCHLNLHKTFAIPHGGGGPGVGPICVNEKLVPFLPTNPILKVGGEQAITAISSAPYGSALVCLISYGYITMMGAEGLKSATEHAILNANYMKTRFEGHYPILYTGECGRAAHEMILDCRAFKENGIEVGDIAKRLMDYGFHAPTVSFPVAGTLMIEPTESEDLAELDRFCDALISIRKEIEAATADDKNNVLKNAPHTLAMLTADTWDFPYSRETAAYPLEYIADNKFWPSVRRVDDAYGDRNLVCSCAPIEAYMEN; this comes from the coding sequence ATGAAAACAGATGCTTTTGCTTTAAGACACATTGGTCCAAGAGAAACAGATCTTCAACACATGTTACAGACTATCGGAGTTGAATCGATCGAACAACTTGTTTATGAAACCCTTCCGGATGATATTCGCTTAAAAGCACCATTAAACTTAGACCCGGCTATGACGGAATATGAGTTTGCCAACCATATTCAGGAATTAGGAAAGAAAAATAAAGTATTCAAATCATATATTGGTTTGGGTTACCATCCAACAATCGTTCCGGCTCCAATTCAAAGAAACATTTTTGAAAATCCGGGATGGTATACAGCTTATACGCCTTATCAGGCTGAAATTGCTCAAGGTCGTCTTGAAGCTATTTTAAATTTCCAGACTACTGTTATTGAATTAACCGGAATGGAAATTGCCAATGCCTCTTTATTAGATGAAGGAACTGCTGCTGCAGAAGCTATGGCGTTATTATTTGACGTTCGTACACGTGACCAAAAGAAAAACAATACAAACAAATTCTTCGTTTCTGAAGAAATTTTGCCACAAACTTTATCTGTTCTTCAAACACGTTCAACTCCGGTTGGAATTGAATTAGTAGTTGGAAACCATGAAACATTTGATTTTTCAAATGAATTTTTCGGAGCTATTTTGCAATACCCTGGAAAATATGGACAGGTAAACGATTATGGTTCTTTTGTTGCTAAAGCAAAAGAAAATGAAATTAAAGTTGCCTTTGCTGCTGATATTTTATCATTAGCTACTTTAACTTCTCCTGGAGAAATGGGAGCAGCTGTAGTGGTTGGAACTTCACAGCGTTTTGGTGTACCAATGGGTTATGGCGGACCTCACGCTGCATTCTTTGCCACTAAAGAAGAATACAAACGATCTATGCCGGGACGTATCATTGGTGTTTCTATCGATGTAAACGGAAACCGCGCTTTACGTATGGCTTTAGGAACTCGTGAACAGCACATTAAACGTGAAAAAGCGACTTCAAATATTTGTACTGCTCAGGTTTTATTAGCAGTTATGGCCGGAATGTATGCGGTTTACCACGGACCAAAAGGTTTACAATACATTGCAAACAAAGTTCACGCATCTGCAGTTACTGCTGCTGAAGCATTAAATAAATTAGGAGTTTACCAAACCAACACGGCTTACTTTGATACGATTTTAGTAAAAGCTGACGCTCAAAAAGTAAAAGCTGTTGCAGAGAAAAACGAAGTAAACTTCTTCTATCCTGATGCCGAATCTATTTCGATTTCATTCAACGAAACGACTTCAATTGCCGACATCAATCAAATTATTGCCATTTTTGCTGAAGCTTTAGGAAAAGAAACTTTTACTGTTTCTGAATTATCTGCAGCAAGTCAGTTACCGGCTTCATTAGAAAGAACTTCTCCTTTCTTAACACATGATGTATTTAACAATCATCATTCAGAAAGTCAGTTGATGCGTTACATCAAAAAACTAGAACGTAAAGATTTATCATTGAATCATTCAATGATTTCATTAGGTTCTTGTACAATGAAATTAAACGCAGCTTCAGAAATGCTTCCTTTATCAATGCCGAACTGGAACAGCATTCACCCTTTTGCACCGGTTGAACAGGCAGAAGGTTACATCACCATGCTTAAAAAACTGGAGCAGCAGTTAAATGTAATTACAGGATTTGCGGGAACTACATTACAGCCTAACTCAGGAGCACAAGGAGAATATGCCGGCTTAATGGCTATTCGTGCTTACCACATGTCAAGAAATGAAGGTCACCGTAATGTATGTTTAATTCCTTCATCAGCTCACGGAACCAACCCTGCTTCTGCAGCTATGGCCGGAATGAAAATCATTGTAACCAAAACTACTCCGGAAGGAAATATTGACGTAGAAGATTTAAGAGAAAAGGCGATCGAACATAAAGATGATTTATCTTGTTTAATGGTAACGTATCCTTCTACTCACGGAGTTTACGAATCTTCAATTATTGAAATTACTAAATTGATCCACGACAATGGCGGATTAGTATATATGGATGGTGCTAATATGAATGCTCAGGTAGGTTTAACCAACCCGGCTACAATTGGTGCTGACGTTTGTCACTTAAACTTACACAAAACATTCGCTATTCCTCACGGCGGAGGCGGACCTGGAGTTGGACCAATCTGTGTGAACGAAAAACTGGTTCCTTTCTTACCAACAAACCCAATCCTTAAAGTAGGTGGTGAACAAGCGATTACAGCTATCTCCTCTGCACCTTACGGATCAGCTTTAGTATGTTTAATTTCTTACGGCTACATTACCATGATGGGGGCTGAAGGATTAAAAAGTGCTACTGAGCATGCTATTTTGAATGCAAACTACATGAAAACACGTTTCGAAGGACACTACCCAATTCTTTACACAGGAGAATGTGGAAGAGCGGCTCACGAAATGATCTTAGATTGTCGTGCATTTAAAGAAAATGGAATTGAAGTGGGCGATATCGCTAAACGTTTAATGGATTATGGTTTCCATGCTCCTACCGTTTCTTTCCCGGTTGCAGGAACTTTAATGATTGAGCCTACAGAATCTGAAGATTTAGCAGAATTAGATCGTTTTTGTGATGCTCTTATCTCTATTAGAAAAGAAATCGAGGCAGCAACAGCCGATGACAAAAACAATGTATTAAAAAATGCTCCTCACACCTTAGCGATGTTAACTGCTGATACTTGGGATTTCCCTTATTCAAGAGAAACAGCAGCTTACCCATTGGAATACATTGCTGACAATAAATTCTGGCCTTCAGTTCGTCGTGTAGATGACGCGTACGGAGACAGAAATTTAGTTTGCAGCTGTGCTCCTATTGAAGCTTATATGGAAAACTAA
- a CDS encoding 3-oxoacyl-ACP synthase III family protein, which produces MKIKIIGIGSYIPTQEVSNTDFGDHVFLNEDGTPFGYPNEVVIKKFKGITGIENRRYAEDQYTSSDLAFFAAEKALENAKIDRETLDYIIYAHNFGDVKAGTHQTDILPSLATRVKNKLGIKNPKCVAYDIIFGCPGWIEGVLQANAFIKSGMAKRVMVIGSETLSRVVDDHDRDSMIYSDGAGVSILEASDDEAGLLSYESATFATDEANYLFFGKSYNPDLDPDIKYIKMYGRKIYEFALSQVPCAMKSCLDKSGISIDEVKKILIHQANEKMDEAIIARFYKLYGKTPPQNIMPMCIHDLGNSSVATVPTLYDLLVQGKLENHEINKGDVVIFASVGAGMNVNAFVYRY; this is translated from the coding sequence ATGAAAATAAAAATAATAGGTATAGGAAGTTACATTCCTACTCAAGAAGTAAGCAATACGGACTTTGGCGATCATGTTTTTTTAAATGAGGACGGAACTCCTTTTGGTTACCCTAATGAAGTTGTAATAAAAAAATTCAAAGGTATTACCGGTATCGAAAATCGCCGTTATGCTGAAGACCAATATACCTCATCTGACTTAGCCTTTTTTGCTGCTGAAAAAGCTCTTGAAAATGCTAAAATAGATCGCGAAACCCTAGACTATATCATTTACGCACATAATTTTGGTGACGTAAAAGCGGGAACCCATCAAACTGATATTCTGCCAAGTTTAGCTACACGTGTAAAAAACAAACTAGGCATCAAAAATCCTAAATGTGTCGCCTATGATATTATTTTTGGCTGTCCGGGCTGGATTGAAGGAGTCCTGCAGGCCAATGCTTTTATAAAATCAGGTATGGCAAAAAGAGTAATGGTAATTGGTTCCGAAACACTTTCAAGAGTAGTTGACGATCACGATCGCGATTCGATGATTTACTCAGATGGTGCAGGTGTTTCTATTTTAGAAGCTTCTGATGATGAAGCCGGATTACTGTCTTACGAAAGTGCTACTTTTGCAACGGATGAAGCCAACTACCTGTTCTTTGGAAAATCATACAACCCTGATTTAGATCCGGACATTAAATACATCAAAATGTACGGGCGTAAAATTTATGAATTTGCTTTAAGTCAGGTGCCATGTGCAATGAAAAGCTGTCTGGATAAAAGCGGAATATCCATTGATGAAGTGAAAAAAATTCTGATTCATCAGGCCAATGAAAAAATGGACGAAGCCATTATTGCCCGTTTTTATAAACTATACGGCAAAACACCTCCTCAAAATATTATGCCAATGTGCATACATGATTTAGGAAACTCCAGTGTTGCTACAGTACCAACTCTTTACGATTTATTAGTTCAGGGAAAACTCGAAAATCACGAAATAAATAAAGGTGATGTTGTTATTTTTGCCTCTGTCGGAGCAGGAATGAATGTTAATGCTTTTGTATACAGATACTAG
- a CDS encoding methyltransferase has product MYEKTFPNKRFKLTLEFLQKHVKTSETILDFGVPNPFSKIMEENGYTVKNTKGEDLDNNQTALQTEEYTVFTAFEIFEHLLNPYTILQNVKCDKLLISIPLRLWFSSAYRSKTDMWDRHYHEFEDWQLDWLLEKTGWKITDRQKFTHPVKKFGFRPLLRYFTPRYYIVVAERIKA; this is encoded by the coding sequence ATGTACGAAAAAACATTTCCGAATAAAAGATTCAAACTTACCTTAGAGTTTTTACAAAAACACGTTAAAACATCAGAGACTATTTTAGATTTTGGCGTTCCAAATCCATTCTCTAAAATAATGGAGGAAAACGGTTATACCGTAAAAAACACAAAAGGTGAAGATTTAGACAACAATCAAACGGCTTTACAAACGGAGGAATATACTGTTTTTACGGCGTTTGAAATTTTCGAACATTTACTAAATCCCTACACCATTCTGCAAAATGTAAAATGTGATAAATTGTTAATATCAATTCCCTTACGTTTATGGTTTTCATCAGCATATCGTTCTAAAACTGATATGTGGGACAGACACTATCATGAATTTGAAGACTGGCAATTGGACTGGCTTTTAGAAAAAACAGGCTGGAAAATTACCGATCGTCAAAAATTCACACATCCGGTAAAAAAGTTTGGCTTCAGACCTTTATTGAGATATTTTACTCCAAGATATTATATTGTAGTGGCGGAAAGAATAAAAGCCTAA